The genomic segment AAGGGTGAAGATGGCGATCCACACGATGTCCACGAAGTGCCAGTACAGGCCGCACATCTCGACCTTGAGCGAGTCCTGCGGCCCCAGCTTGCCGCGCAAGGCCAGGACCCAGAGAGACAGGAGCCAGATCACGCCGCCGGTGACGTGGGCGCCGTGAAAGCCCGTGAGCACGAAGAACGTCGTGCCAAAGAGATTGGTGTGCAGGGTCAGGCCCAGGTGGACGAAGTGGGTGAACTCGAAGCACTGGAAGCCCACGAACCCCGAGCCGAACAGCGCCGTCATGAAGAGCCAGATCTTGGCCCACGTCATGTCGTTGCGCTGGACGGCGGCCAGGGCCAGCACCATGAGGAGCGAGGACATCAGGAGCACGAAGGCGCTCACCGAGGTGAGGGGGATGTTCAGGATCTCGTGCGGCCCGGGCCCGCTGATGCTCTTGCCCTTGTACGAGAGGTAGGTGCCGATCAGCGAGCCGAAGAACATGCATTCGGAGCCCAGGAAGGCCCACATCCCGAGCTTGCGGTTGTCGAGCCCCGTGATGCCGATGTTCGGATCGTGGGCGGCCGCGTGGGCGTCGGCCATTAATGGTGGCCTCCCGGCGCGGGCCGGTGGTACTCGAGCATGAACCGGGCCATGCAGTAGAGGGTGAGCAGCCCGCCGAGGATGACCTGATACATGCTGATGAGCAGGCCCGAGATCGTCAAGACGATGGCCGCGGCGAGCAGGAGAGGCCA from the Candidatus Methylomirabilota bacterium genome contains:
- a CDS encoding cytochrome c oxidase subunit 3; translated protein: MADAHAAAHDPNIGITGLDNRKLGMWAFLGSECMFFGSLIGTYLSYKGKSISGPGPHEILNIPLTSVSAFVLLMSSLLMVLALAAVQRNDMTWAKIWLFMTALFGSGFVGFQCFEFTHFVHLGLTLHTNLFGTTFFVLTGFHGAHVTGGVIWLLSLWVLALRGKLGPQDSLKVEMCGLYWHFVDIVWIAIFTLVYLIP